In the Anastrepha obliqua isolate idAnaObli1 chromosome 1, idAnaObli1_1.0, whole genome shotgun sequence genome, one interval contains:
- the LOC129241209 gene encoding vacuolar protein sorting-associated protein 45: MNLITAIKLYVEKMCNESGPGMKTILLDKDTTSIISMAFSQSDMLQREVYLFERLDSGRSNERMKNLKCIVFIRPTKQNVLLLADELRSPKYGSYFIYFSNIIPRTDIKYLAECDESESVREVKEVYADYLCVNPNLFSLNINCSINRLNWLPEALGRTVQGVLAVLLSLKLNPVIRYRAGSAMAQTLAKQIYEQICKESSLFDFSRTHENGAAPPLLLILDRRDDPVSPLLHQWTYQAMVHELLGIHNNRVDLSNINGIPKDYKELVLSGDQDEFYGKNMYANFGEIGSTIKNLMEEFQRKAKDQRKVESIADMKNFIETYPQFKKMSGTVQKHLCIMGELSALTSKRNLFEVSELEQEVACKAEHSAQLQRIRKIIADERISVDDAIKLVALYALRYERHANCDTSSLLQIIKTRGGRTAIVPSLIEYAGTHMRQGEIFNLVRISDAVKLTRNLIKGLKGVENVFTQHSPLIKETLEEVFKGRELDPMYPAINSELVPFRRPPQEVVVFMVGGATYEEALAVHQLNNVGYKVILGGTTIHNSESFINEVLNATEGIQFKHTKTMLKYISSDNY; the protein is encoded by the exons atGAATTTAATAACAGCCATAAAGTTGTATGTAGAGAAAATGTGTAATGAATCAGGGCCAGGCATGAAGACCATACTGCTGGACAAAGATACG ACAAGCATAATATCAATGGCTTTCAGCCAATCGGACATGCTACAACGTGAGGTGTACTTGTTTGAGCGACTCGATTCGGGGCGTTCCAATGAACGCATGAAGAACCTAAAATGCATCGTATTCATTAGACCTACAAAACAAAATGTGCTGCTACTAGCCGATGAACTTCGCAGCCCCAAGTACGgatcttattttattt ATTTCAGTAACATAATTCCACGTACCGATATTAAATACCTGGCTGAATGCGATGAAAGTGAGTCAGTACGCGAGGTGAAAGAAGTGTACGCTGACTATCTTTGCGTTAATCCGAATTTGTTTTCGCTCAATATAAATTGCAGCATTAATCGACTCAATTGGTTACCTGAGGCACTCGGTCGCACTGTACAGGGCGTATTGGCTGTACTATTATCGCTGAAGCTTAATCCGGTCATACGTTATCGTGCCGGTTCGGCAATGGCGCAAACATTGGCAAAACAAATATATGAGCAAATTTGCAAAGAATCGAgcctttttgatttttcacgCACACACGAGAATGGTGCTGCGCCACCGTTACTGCTTATATTAGATCGTCGTGACGATCCTGTCTCGCCATTGTTGCATCAATGGACTTACCAAGCAATGGTTCATGAACTGCTGGGCATACATAACAATCGCGTCGATCTATCCAACATAAACGGCATACCGAAGGATTATAAGGAATTGGTGTTGTCTGGTGATCAGGACGAGTTCTAcggtaaaaatatgtatgcaaatttcgGTGAAATCGGTTCGACAATAAAAAATCTAATGGAGGAGTTTCAGCGTAAAGCCAAGGATCAAAGGAAGGTGGAAAGTATAGCTGATATGAAGAATTTCATTGAAACCTATCCACAGTTCAAAAAAATGTCCGGCACAGTACAAAAACATCTTTGCATAATGGGTGAATTATCGGCACTCACGTCGAAACGAAATCTTTTCGAGGTATCCGAGCTGGAACAGGAAGTAGCCTGTAAAGCCGAACACTCGGCACAGCTACAACGCATACGAAAAATTATAGCCGATGAACGCATTTCAGTGGATGATGCCATCAAATTGGTGGCACTCTATGCGCTACGATATGAACGTCACGCAAATTGTGATACTTCCAGTCTGTTGCAAATCATTAAAACGCGTGGCGGCCGCACAGCAATTGTGCCCAGTTTAATTGAATATGCGGGTACGCATATGCGGCAGGGAGAGATTTTCAATTTAGTACGCATTTCCGATGCAGTTAAGCTGACGCGTAATTTAATtaag GGCTTAAAAGGCGTGGAGAATGTTTTCACACAGCACTCGCCGCTGATCAAAGAAACATTAGAGGAGGTTTTTAAGGGTCGTGAACTAGATCCAATGTATCCGGCGATTAACTCTGAACTTGTGCCATTCCGTCGCCCACCGCAAGAGGTGGTCGTGTTTATGGTTGGTGGCGCTACGTATGAAGAGGCACTAGCGGTGCATCAGCTTAATAATGTGGGCTACAAAGTAATACTGGGCGGCACTACTATTCACAATTCTGAAAGTTTCATTAATGAAGTGTTGAACGCCACTGAGGGCATACAATTCAAACATACCAAAACAATGTTAAAATACATTTCCAGTGACAATTATTAG
- the LOC129241195 gene encoding mucin-5AC isoform X2, whose protein sequence is MDNHVTMDRRFTLNMTHLSNPIAESTCVNLNGTATTGAIGERSNGAVQFRWGGSPISPKNRSNSITCLNNNSAMHKSRSTATQRARMNLSKIDPRVYADVQSRGLVSRIVQYHENGARLNRSMSAGNLYSKSGQSSIAQLQKTELPYRATQQNVSITRIAPPKKSVFYGNTLSSLLRSNSVISVQKSDEEISCENRPILHPPPTENELAPTRSVLDVLKEISRKRINSDDADGIHDTNKKYCNQDCNDSPYEQPAPTGDLMKMGMHSGLVTSTMTTAVQSYKRQREHIVAPQEYPLHYTQNSVTSGTTVKNTNSPKQTQRSPEQTAKKRLCSYNNDITSSLSSSLIHANKRKFYEQQRSSIQNSSPSRVEEYETQKSKIQRQQCDLRFQQVAKSLSCTPIVPVSTIPLSQSDTMMVPSKYTEKTSEISAETTDVLKRTVSEPPLVSSKIYSKPKITLFNRNYNESGNSNQMNRTDEAVVENSTNLDEGECADIQFVKPKKSSAIINKKNPLIERTQKSKLAMMLSGLRGEIYQGEEGDDEVDKLLNKMPDDATKQIKPIGSKENTASKVSTTSSSTATTSTTSTVTNFTMKAPNKSVITPPDATVSTKLVPNTTVKTINSPTSSATASSSTSSLATSPTMASSTLGGFKLTPSANTQSSAATTNVSPSTSGATAKSTSPLVGIKLTPQKATLNFANTNIAAPTFNFNATSTATTEGTKSVAGTIATGIGAVPQLQGFSFGAPIKSTTSSDTATNATLTTTAPTSTSVVMTTATITKLDSIDGFKFGATKNPELSTGAPTVTAPTAFASFAATVASTSSQGSTEAPKQIFTFGTAPTSTPAGIVKPTFNFGGSATPAVTTTVASNTFTFGAAAKTTTATSASAPPTAGQVTTAAPQTLSLFGGGATNNAFTAPTSSATKPIAFGAASMTTQTTTAAATNSTFSFGSVATATTNSGTLAGAATNLFSFGGQKSTTATSTATATIATPFSFSAGTQNTPTTVNTTNANTNKPVFSFGGVGESGVNPLGGATKTNSSSGNLFAFGSAPAASDSKLFGNNSAGTNSLQAAAPTTTQPGTFTFGAVAGQGATPAFGASVTSSTPTFGVTSISSTTPFSFAANNAQKSASAPSAGPTTAAPAGGFSFGTATTGAATSSNTPSSNIFGSATAALPNQTAPASNTGMAKPAFNFGGTSTNITDASKSIFGGATTNAGSTTSGNNTFSALAAASSNQTNKSFSFGASTAISNNAAPNPFAAATSKPAAGGFSFSATTAANKAVVSPPTLASNATQFAFGGTANSGSAASTSAAPFSFGSTNSDATTNKTFTFGSSGNIPAALGANASSIFGGAAQGVGNSQQTPAPAFSFSAGTSTAATPAAGAAPSAVANIFAAPGGISSGAAERPIRRATRRLQKT, encoded by the exons ATGGACAATCATGTAACAATGGATAGACGTTTTACTTTGAATATGACGCATTTGTCTAATCCTATCGCAGAATCGACATGTGTTAATTTGAATGGCACCGCAACGACTGGCGCCATTGGTGAAAGAAGCAA TGGTGCTGTTCAATTCCGCTGGGGAGGTAGCCCCATAAGTCCAAAAAATCGTAGCAATTCAATAACTTGTTTGAACAACAATAGTGCGATGCATAAAAGTAGATCAACAGCGACGCAGCGTGCCAGAATGAACCTCAGTAAAATTGATCCTAG AGTATATGCTGATGTTCAGAGCCGTGGGTTGGTGTCCCGTATCGTACAATATCATGAAAATGGCGCACGTTTAAATCGCAGTATGTCAGCAGGTAATCTGTACAGCAAATCTGGTCAATCTTCTATAGCGCAATTGCAAAAAACTGAGTTACCCTATAGAGCAACACAGCAAAATGTATCGATAACACGAATTGCACCACCAA agAAATCTGTTTTCTATGGTAACACTCTTTCAAGCTTATTGCGTTCAAATTCTGTGATTAGTGTACAGAAGAGTGATGAAGAGATCTCATGTGAAAATCGACCTATTTTGCATCCGCCTCCAACGGAGAATGAATTGGCTCCAACTCGAAGTGTACTCGACGTTCTTAAGGAGATCTCACGCAAACGCATAAACAGTGAT GATGCAGATGGTATCCATGATACGAATAAGAAATACTGCAACCAAGATTGTAACGATTCACCTTACGAACAGCCAGCACCTACGGGGGACCTGATGAAAATGGGTATGCATAGCGGTTTGGTCACTTCAACAATGACTACTGCCGTGCAGAGTTATAAAAGACAACGGGAGCATATAGTAGCCCCACAAGAGTACCCACTACACTATACTCAGAACAGTGTAACAAGTGGGACTACAGTTAAGAACACAAATTCGCCAAAGCAAACGCAACGTTCGCCAGAGCAAACTGCAAAAAAGCGACTTTGTAGCTATAATAATGATATTACTAGTTCACTTAGCTCAAGCCTCATACATGCAAACAAGCGCAAATTTTATGAACAGCAGCGCTCATCGATCCAGAACTCATCACCATCCAGGGTTGAAGagtatgaaacacaaaaatcaaagaTACAACGCCAACAATGCGACTTACGTTTCCAGcaggtagcaaaaagtttgAGCTGTACGCCAATTGTGCCGGTATCAACGATACCGTTATCTCAAAGCGACACCATGATGGTACCTTcgaaatatacagaaaaaacGTCTGAAATATCTGCGGAAACAACAGATGTGCTCAAACGCACCGTGTCAGAACCCCCTCTGGTGTCTAGCAAAATTTACAGTAAACCGAAAATAACTCTTTTCAATCGTAACTACAATGAATCTGGTAACTCCAATCAAATGAACCGTACTGATGAAGCAGTTGTAGAAAACAGCACTAATTTAGATGAGGGTGAATGCGCTGATATACAATTCGTGAAACCGAAAAAGAGTTCtgcgataataaataaaaagaatccATTAATTGAACGAACACAAAAATCGAAATTAGCAATGATGCTGAGTGGTTTGCGCGGGGAAATTTATCAGGGCGAGGAAGGTGACGATGAAGTCGACAAACTATTGAATAAGATGCCAGATGACGctacaaaacaaatcaaacctATTGGTTCTAAGGAGAACACGGCTAGTAAAGTATCTACTACATCCAGTTCAACTGCAACCACAAGCACAACATCTACAGTTACTAATTTTACAATGAAAGCCCCAAATAAATCAGTAATTACACCACCAGATGCAACAGTTTCTACAAAACTTGTGCCCAATACCACTGTGAAGACAATAAACTCACCGACTAGTTCAGCTACAGCAAGTAGCTCTACTTCATCTCTTGCTACCAGCCCAACAATGGCATCTTCTACCCTTGGAGGTTTCAAATTAACACCCTCGGCGAACACACAAAGCAGCGCAGCCACAACAAATGTGTCACCATCAACGTCAGGTGCTACCGCAAAGTCTACTTCGCCTTTGGTTGGCATAAAATTAACACCTCAAAAGGCTACACTCAACTTTGCTAATACAAACATAGCAGCGCCTACTTTTAATTTCAACGCCACTTCTACAGCAACTACCGAAGGCACCAAATCAGTTGCGGGCACAATAGCAACTGGTATTGGAGCTGTACCTCAGCTTCAGGGATTTTCATTCGGCGCCCCAATAAAAAGCACTACATCTAGCGATACTGCGACTAATGCAACATTAACAACTACTGCACCGACGTCAACTAGTGTAGTGATGACAACAGCTACAATTACAAAACTAGACAGCATTGATGGATTTAAATTTGGAGCAACAAAGAATCCAGAGCTTTCAACAGGGGCACCCACAGTAACTGCTCCAACTGCATTTGCCAGCTTTGCCGCAACTGTAGCATCAACTTCGTCGCAAGGAAGCACAGAAGCACCCAAACAAATATTCACTTTCGGCACTGCTCCCACTAGCACACCCGCAGGGATTGTGAAACCAACTTTCAATTTTGGTGGCAGTGCAACGCCTGCAGTCACAACTACTGTTGCTTCCAACACTTTCACTTTCGGTGCAgccgcaaaaacaacaactgccaCTTCAGCCTCGGCTCCTCCGACGGCAGGCCAGGTGACAACAGCTGCTCCTCAAACTTTAAGTTTGTTTGGCGGAGGAGCGACGAATAATGCATTTACAGCGCCGACGTCATCGGCTACAAAGCCGATTGCTTTTGGAGCGGCCTCTATGACAACTCAAACGACTACTGCGGCCGCCACAAACTCTACGTTTTCATTTGGTAGTGTTGCCACAGCTACAACCAATTCAGGAACCCTTGCTGGAGCTGCAACCAATCTTTTCTCTTTTGGTGGCCAAAAATCAACCACAGCAACTAGCACTGCAACAGCTACAATCGCAACACCTTTCTCTTTTAGCGCCGGCACACAAAATACTCCAACAACTGTGAACACAACAAACGCAAATACCAATAAGCCAGTCTTCAGTTTCGGTGGTGTTGGGGAGAGTGGTGTTAACCCACTTGGTGGTGCAACTAAGACAAACTCTTCAAGCGGAAATCTGTTCGCATTTGGTAGCGCTCCTGCAGCAAGCGACAGCAAGTTGTTTGGTAACAATAGTGCAGGTACCAACAGCTTGCAAGCAGCGGCTCCCACCACGACTCAACCGGGCACTTTTACATTTGGTGCAGTTGCGGGTCAAGGAGCAACTCCGGCATTCGGTGCTAGTGTGACATCTTCAACAC CTACATTCGGAGTAACTAGTATATCATCTACAACGCCTTTCTCCTTCGCTGCCAACAATGCCCAAAAATCTGCATCAGCGCCTTCTGCAGGACCTACCACCGCCGCTCCCGCAGGCGGTTTTAGTTTTGGAACAGCCACTACTGGTGCAGCCACCAGTAGCAACACACCGTCGAGCAATATATTCGGCTCAGCAACTGCGGCGCTACCCAATCAGACAGCGCCCGCATCCAATACAGGCATGGCCAAACCTGCATTTAACTTTGGTGGTACCAGCACAAACATTACTGATGCCAGCAAATCTATATTCGGTGGTGCCACGACAAACGCGGGAAGCACCACCAGCGGTAACAACACCTTCAGTGCACTTGCAGCCGCCAGTAGCAATCAAACTAATAAATCATTTAGTTTTGGCGCCAGCACGGCCATAAGCAACAACGCTGCACCTAATCCCTTTGCCGCTGCAACAAGTAAACCGGCAGCCGGTGGTTTCTCATTCTCCGCCACTACAGCGGCGAATAAGGCTGTAGTTTCACCCCCAACATTGGCATCCAATGCCACACAGTTTGCATTCGGAGGTACTGCTAACTCCGGTTCAGCTGCGTCCACCAGCGCCGCTCCATTTAGTTTCGGTAGCACTAATAGTGATGCAACAACTAACAAAACATTCACGTTCGGCAGTAGCGGTAATATTCCTGCTGCACTTGGTGCGAACGCAAGTAGTATATTTGGAGGAGCTGCACAAGGCGTTGGTAACTCACAACAAACTCCTGCTCCTGCATTTAGTTTTTCAGCTGGCACTTCAACTGCTGCTACGCCAGCGGCAGGCGCTGCACCTTCTGCTGttgcaaatatatttgcagCACCTGGTGGCATTAGCAGTGGTGCTGCTGAACGTCCGATACGTCGTGCGACCCGTCGTCTGCAGAAAACTTAA
- the LOC129241195 gene encoding mucin-5AC isoform X1 has translation MDNHVTMDRRFTLNMTHLSNPIAESTCVNLNGTATTGAIGERSNGAVQFRWGGSPISPKNRSNSITCLNNNSAMHKSRSTATQRARMNLSKIDPRVYADVQSRGLVSRIVQYHENGARLNRSMSAGNLYSKSGQSSIAQLQKTELPYRATQQNVSITRIAPPKKSVFYGNTLSSLLRSNSVISVQKSDEEISCENRPILHPPPTENELAPTRSVLDVLKEISRKRINSDDADGIHDTNKKYCNQDCNDSPYEQPAPTGDLMKMGMHSGLVTSTMTTAVQSYKRQREHIVAPQEYPLHYTQNSVTSGTTVKNTNSPKQTQRSPEQTAKKRLCSYNNDITSSLSSSLIHANKRKFYEQQRSSIQNSSPSRVEEYETQKSKIQRQQCDLRFQQVAKSLSCTPIVPVSTIPLSQSDTMMVPSKYTEKTSEISAETTDVLKRTVSEPPLVSSKIYSKPKITLFNRNYNESGNSNQMNRTDEAVVENSTNLDEGECADIQFVKPKKSSAIINKKNPLIERTQKSKLAMMLSGLRGEIYQGEEGDDEVDKLLNKMPDDATKQIKPIGSKENTASKVSTTSSSTATTSTTSTVTNFTMKAPNKSVITPPDATVSTKLVPNTTVKTINSPTSSATASSSTSSLATSPTMASSTLGGFKLTPSANTQSSAATTNVSPSTSGATAKSTSPLVGIKLTPQKATLNFANTNIAAPTFNFNATSTATTEGTKSVAGTIATGIGAVPQLQGFSFGAPIKSTTSSDTATNATLTTTAPTSTSVVMTTATITKLDSIDGFKFGATKNPELSTGAPTVTAPTAFASFAATVASTSSQGSTEAPKQIFTFGTAPTSTPAGIVKPTFNFGGSATPAVTTTVASNTFTFGAAAKTTTATSASAPPTAGQVTTAAPQTLSLFGGGATNNAFTAPTSSATKPIAFGAASMTTQTTTAAATNSTFSFGSVATATTNSGTLAGAATNLFSFGGQKSTTATSTATATIATPFSFSAGTQNTPTTVNTTNANTNKPVFSFGGVGESGVNPLGGATKTNSSSGNLFAFGSAPAASDSKLFGNNSAGTNSLQAAAPTTTQPGTFTFGAVAGQGATPAFGASVTSSTPAFGASVTSSTPTFGVTSISSTTPFSFAANNAQKSASAPSAGPTTAAPAGGFSFGTATTGAATSSNTPSSNIFGSATAALPNQTAPASNTGMAKPAFNFGGTSTNITDASKSIFGGATTNAGSTTSGNNTFSALAAASSNQTNKSFSFGASTAISNNAAPNPFAAATSKPAAGGFSFSATTAANKAVVSPPTLASNATQFAFGGTANSGSAASTSAAPFSFGSTNSDATTNKTFTFGSSGNIPAALGANASSIFGGAAQGVGNSQQTPAPAFSFSAGTSTAATPAAGAAPSAVANIFAAPGGISSGAAERPIRRATRRLQKT, from the exons ATGGACAATCATGTAACAATGGATAGACGTTTTACTTTGAATATGACGCATTTGTCTAATCCTATCGCAGAATCGACATGTGTTAATTTGAATGGCACCGCAACGACTGGCGCCATTGGTGAAAGAAGCAA TGGTGCTGTTCAATTCCGCTGGGGAGGTAGCCCCATAAGTCCAAAAAATCGTAGCAATTCAATAACTTGTTTGAACAACAATAGTGCGATGCATAAAAGTAGATCAACAGCGACGCAGCGTGCCAGAATGAACCTCAGTAAAATTGATCCTAG AGTATATGCTGATGTTCAGAGCCGTGGGTTGGTGTCCCGTATCGTACAATATCATGAAAATGGCGCACGTTTAAATCGCAGTATGTCAGCAGGTAATCTGTACAGCAAATCTGGTCAATCTTCTATAGCGCAATTGCAAAAAACTGAGTTACCCTATAGAGCAACACAGCAAAATGTATCGATAACACGAATTGCACCACCAA agAAATCTGTTTTCTATGGTAACACTCTTTCAAGCTTATTGCGTTCAAATTCTGTGATTAGTGTACAGAAGAGTGATGAAGAGATCTCATGTGAAAATCGACCTATTTTGCATCCGCCTCCAACGGAGAATGAATTGGCTCCAACTCGAAGTGTACTCGACGTTCTTAAGGAGATCTCACGCAAACGCATAAACAGTGAT GATGCAGATGGTATCCATGATACGAATAAGAAATACTGCAACCAAGATTGTAACGATTCACCTTACGAACAGCCAGCACCTACGGGGGACCTGATGAAAATGGGTATGCATAGCGGTTTGGTCACTTCAACAATGACTACTGCCGTGCAGAGTTATAAAAGACAACGGGAGCATATAGTAGCCCCACAAGAGTACCCACTACACTATACTCAGAACAGTGTAACAAGTGGGACTACAGTTAAGAACACAAATTCGCCAAAGCAAACGCAACGTTCGCCAGAGCAAACTGCAAAAAAGCGACTTTGTAGCTATAATAATGATATTACTAGTTCACTTAGCTCAAGCCTCATACATGCAAACAAGCGCAAATTTTATGAACAGCAGCGCTCATCGATCCAGAACTCATCACCATCCAGGGTTGAAGagtatgaaacacaaaaatcaaagaTACAACGCCAACAATGCGACTTACGTTTCCAGcaggtagcaaaaagtttgAGCTGTACGCCAATTGTGCCGGTATCAACGATACCGTTATCTCAAAGCGACACCATGATGGTACCTTcgaaatatacagaaaaaacGTCTGAAATATCTGCGGAAACAACAGATGTGCTCAAACGCACCGTGTCAGAACCCCCTCTGGTGTCTAGCAAAATTTACAGTAAACCGAAAATAACTCTTTTCAATCGTAACTACAATGAATCTGGTAACTCCAATCAAATGAACCGTACTGATGAAGCAGTTGTAGAAAACAGCACTAATTTAGATGAGGGTGAATGCGCTGATATACAATTCGTGAAACCGAAAAAGAGTTCtgcgataataaataaaaagaatccATTAATTGAACGAACACAAAAATCGAAATTAGCAATGATGCTGAGTGGTTTGCGCGGGGAAATTTATCAGGGCGAGGAAGGTGACGATGAAGTCGACAAACTATTGAATAAGATGCCAGATGACGctacaaaacaaatcaaacctATTGGTTCTAAGGAGAACACGGCTAGTAAAGTATCTACTACATCCAGTTCAACTGCAACCACAAGCACAACATCTACAGTTACTAATTTTACAATGAAAGCCCCAAATAAATCAGTAATTACACCACCAGATGCAACAGTTTCTACAAAACTTGTGCCCAATACCACTGTGAAGACAATAAACTCACCGACTAGTTCAGCTACAGCAAGTAGCTCTACTTCATCTCTTGCTACCAGCCCAACAATGGCATCTTCTACCCTTGGAGGTTTCAAATTAACACCCTCGGCGAACACACAAAGCAGCGCAGCCACAACAAATGTGTCACCATCAACGTCAGGTGCTACCGCAAAGTCTACTTCGCCTTTGGTTGGCATAAAATTAACACCTCAAAAGGCTACACTCAACTTTGCTAATACAAACATAGCAGCGCCTACTTTTAATTTCAACGCCACTTCTACAGCAACTACCGAAGGCACCAAATCAGTTGCGGGCACAATAGCAACTGGTATTGGAGCTGTACCTCAGCTTCAGGGATTTTCATTCGGCGCCCCAATAAAAAGCACTACATCTAGCGATACTGCGACTAATGCAACATTAACAACTACTGCACCGACGTCAACTAGTGTAGTGATGACAACAGCTACAATTACAAAACTAGACAGCATTGATGGATTTAAATTTGGAGCAACAAAGAATCCAGAGCTTTCAACAGGGGCACCCACAGTAACTGCTCCAACTGCATTTGCCAGCTTTGCCGCAACTGTAGCATCAACTTCGTCGCAAGGAAGCACAGAAGCACCCAAACAAATATTCACTTTCGGCACTGCTCCCACTAGCACACCCGCAGGGATTGTGAAACCAACTTTCAATTTTGGTGGCAGTGCAACGCCTGCAGTCACAACTACTGTTGCTTCCAACACTTTCACTTTCGGTGCAgccgcaaaaacaacaactgccaCTTCAGCCTCGGCTCCTCCGACGGCAGGCCAGGTGACAACAGCTGCTCCTCAAACTTTAAGTTTGTTTGGCGGAGGAGCGACGAATAATGCATTTACAGCGCCGACGTCATCGGCTACAAAGCCGATTGCTTTTGGAGCGGCCTCTATGACAACTCAAACGACTACTGCGGCCGCCACAAACTCTACGTTTTCATTTGGTAGTGTTGCCACAGCTACAACCAATTCAGGAACCCTTGCTGGAGCTGCAACCAATCTTTTCTCTTTTGGTGGCCAAAAATCAACCACAGCAACTAGCACTGCAACAGCTACAATCGCAACACCTTTCTCTTTTAGCGCCGGCACACAAAATACTCCAACAACTGTGAACACAACAAACGCAAATACCAATAAGCCAGTCTTCAGTTTCGGTGGTGTTGGGGAGAGTGGTGTTAACCCACTTGGTGGTGCAACTAAGACAAACTCTTCAAGCGGAAATCTGTTCGCATTTGGTAGCGCTCCTGCAGCAAGCGACAGCAAGTTGTTTGGTAACAATAGTGCAGGTACCAACAGCTTGCAAGCAGCGGCTCCCACCACGACTCAACCGGGCACTTTTACATTTGGTGCAGTTGCGGGTCAAGGAGCAACTCCGGCATTCGGTGCTAGTGTGACATCTTCAACACCTGCATTCGGTGCTAGTGTGACATCTTCAACACCTACATTCGGAGTAACTAGTATATCATCTACAACGCCTTTCTCCTTCGCTGCCAACAATGCCCAAAAATCTGCATCAGCGCCTTCTGCAGGACCTACCACCGCCGCTCCCGCAGGCGGTTTTAGTTTTGGAACAGCCACTACTGGTGCAGCCACCAGTAGCAACACACCGTCGAGCAATATATTCGGCTCAGCAACTGCGGCGCTACCCAATCAGACAGCGCCCGCATCCAATACAGGCATGGCCAAACCTGCATTTAACTTTGGTGGTACCAGCACAAACATTACTGATGCCAGCAAATCTATATTCGGTGGTGCCACGACAAACGCGGGAAGCACCACCAGCGGTAACAACACCTTCAGTGCACTTGCAGCCGCCAGTAGCAATCAAACTAATAAATCATTTAGTTTTGGCGCCAGCACGGCCATAAGCAACAACGCTGCACCTAATCCCTTTGCCGCTGCAACAAGTAAACCGGCAGCCGGTGGTTTCTCATTCTCCGCCACTACAGCGGCGAATAAGGCTGTAGTTTCACCCCCAACATTGGCATCCAATGCCACACAGTTTGCATTCGGAGGTACTGCTAACTCCGGTTCAGCTGCGTCCACCAGCGCCGCTCCATTTAGTTTCGGTAGCACTAATAGTGATGCAACAACTAACAAAACATTCACGTTCGGCAGTAGCGGTAATATTCCTGCTGCACTTGGTGCGAACGCAAGTAGTATATTTGGAGGAGCTGCACAAGGCGTTGGTAACTCACAACAAACTCCTGCTCCTGCATTTAGTTTTTCAGCTGGCACTTCAACTGCTGCTACGCCAGCGGCAGGCGCTGCACCTTCTGCTGttgcaaatatatttgcagCACCTGGTGGCATTAGCAGTGGTGCTGCTGAACGTCCGATACGTCGTGCGACCCGTCGTCTGCAGAAAACTTAA